TGCTTGTTGTACGTTTGCTGATTGCACAACGAAGAAATTAACCATTTCATCACCAAAGGAGACTTCTGGATAACCATTGACAAAGAGTTCCGTGTGAAAGTCTTCCGGAAGGTTTTCGTGGAGGAGTTGGTAGGCTCCCTCCCCGTCGTAGTGTGCTTGTACCTGCGAACCAGGATAGCTATCTGCATTGTTGATTGATTGATCATAGGTTAGAAAGAAACTCACCAGGAACATCGGTACGGCCACTAACAAGATGGCTGCCAGCGATCGCCATGGGTGTTTAATGGCATCGCGCCGGGTGGGGCGGGTTGCTGCTAGAAGTGTGGTCACTGGATTTCACCGTCCCTAAGCATGATTGTTCGGTCGGCCCACGCGGCGAAGCGGGGTTCGTGGGTTACTAATAATCCTGCGGCTCCGGAATCTACGCGTTGTCGAAGTACTCGGAGGACGGCGTCGCCGGTGGAGGTGTCGAGGGCGCCGGTGGGTTCGTCGGCAAGCAATATTTTTCGGGGCCCAATAAGAGCTCTGGCGATGGCGACGCGCTGGGCTTGGCCGCCGGAGATCTCTTCGGGGAAGCGGTTGTCGAAGCCTTCTAACCCGACTTCGCGCAGCGCGATTGCTACTGCTTCGCGGTCGATGATGCCGTCGAGTTCTAGGGGAAGGCCGACGTTTTCTCCGACGGTGAGGGTGGGGATGAGGTTGTAGTTTTGGAAAATAACTCCGATGTGGCGACGCCTGGTTTCAGCTGCGCGTTTGGCGTTGAGGTCTGAGGCGCTGGCACCGTCGATAAGCACATGGCCAGAAGTTGCGCGCTGCAGGAGGCCGGCGACGTTGAGCAAGGTGGATTTGCCTGAGCCGGACGGGCCCATGATGGCAACGAGTTCGCCGGGGTTGATGGCCAGCGAGACGTTGTTGAGCGCGGAGACGCGACGTGGGCCTTCTCCGAAGGTGCAGGAGATGTTTTGAAGTTCAAGGGGGAAAGGCGTGTTTGTCATTTACTGCTCCAATGCTTCAATTCGGTCTAGCCAACGTGCCTGGGCTTCTAGTTCGAAGATTCGCTTTTCGACGAGGAGCCGCTGGGTGTTTCTGGTTTCGGCGAGATCGCGGCTGGATTTGTTGAGTGTGCGTAGTTCCGCCATGACTGTGTTGCGTTGAATGTCTAAAAGTGGAATCAAATTGAGGCCACGTGATTCAGCGATGGCGATTTTGGTGACTAATTCATCGCGTTCAGACAGTGTGACCGTGACGGGACTTTCGAACCACTGTGTGGCGTGTTCGCGACCTAAATCGGTGGGCTGGAAAGTGTCGACGGTGCGGCCGTTGGAACTGATGGTGGTGCCTGCGGTTTCCACCAGACCGTCGCGTTGCAGGCGTTGGATGGTTTGGGTGACTTGGCCGATGTTGAGCTGCCAAATCCCCATTGTTTCTTCAAACTTGGTTTGCAGCTGACTTGCCGAAGTTGGTTCGTCGAGCATGAGCACCAAGAGTGCATGTTTTATGGACATTGTTCCCCAATCAAGAGTTGGATACCCAGTAACTTACTGGGTATGTTTCGGGAGCGCAAGAGGGCGACCACAAAGGGCCGCCCAAAAGTTATTTAAAGTGTAATGCCACGCTCAGCAAGCCAAGGTGCTGGATCAACTGCACCGCCACCAGCAGGGTAGACCTCGAAGTGGAGGTGGGAGCCGGTGGAGAATCCGCGGCTGCCCATTCCTGCAATGCGGTCACCGGCTTTAACGGTCTGACCCACAGTTACCTCAACGGTTTCCATGTGGCCGTACACGGTGATGGTGCCATCTGCGTGCTGCAAACGAACCCAGTTGCCGAAACCGGAAGCAGGGCCGGCATCAATAACGGTGCCGTCCATGGCTGCAAGGATTGGCGTGCCAATAGCGTTAGCAATATCTACACCATTGTGGTTGGTGCCCCAACGAGCGCCAAAACCGGAAGTGTAGGAACCTTCAGCAGGGCGAACAACCTGTGGTCCGCGTGCATCAAGGT
Above is a genomic segment from Corynebacterium suranareeae containing:
- a CDS encoding M23 family metallopeptidase, which codes for MQKHTRGGKHRKQTTSPVTKGGVAFVAVATGAVSTAGAGGAVAAQASNQPVEVDYELTANNATDLITGSSAPQILSIAEFKPVVNLGDQIAKTIQYNADRIQADLDARGPQVVRPAEGSYTSGFGARWGTNHNGVDIANAIGTPILAAMDGTVIDAGPASGFGNWVRLQHADGTITVYGHMETVEVTVGQTVKAGDRIAGMGSRGFSTGSHLHFEVYPAGGGAVDPAPWLAERGITL
- a CDS encoding ABC transporter ATP-binding protein; this translates as MTNTPFPLELQNISCTFGEGPRRVSALNNVSLAINPGELVAIMGPSGSGKSTLLNVAGLLQRATSGHVLIDGASASDLNAKRAAETRRRHIGVIFQNYNLIPTLTVGENVGLPLELDGIIDREAVAIALREVGLEGFDNRFPEEISGGQAQRVAIARALIGPRKILLADEPTGALDTSTGDAVLRVLRQRVDSGAAGLLVTHEPRFAAWADRTIMLRDGEIQ
- a CDS encoding PadR family transcriptional regulator encodes the protein MSIKHALLVLMLDEPTSASQLQTKFEETMGIWQLNIGQVTQTIQRLQRDGLVETAGTTISSNGRTVDTFQPTDLGREHATQWFESPVTVTLSERDELVTKIAIAESRGLNLIPLLDIQRNTVMAELRTLNKSSRDLAETRNTQRLLVEKRIFELEAQARWLDRIEALEQ